The DNA sequence CATACatcgcaaaaataaaaaaaaacgacAATCAAGTACAACCTTTATATTTTATCAGCGAAGATAACTTACAATAAGGAATGCGACGACTTTTATTTAATGACGTATTACGTATAATATTAACAATAAGATCCAACGACGTCAAATACCTTTGATGAAATCATATGCAATAGATAGGAAGGTGCTACTCATCCCGTGTAGAGATGAATGCCAAAATACACTAATACACAAGGAATCCGAGGGCCAAAAAGTAAATTAGCAGCTTTACACTTTAAAGGGGATAATAAAGATATACATTACATGCCCCTGTGGAGTCAAGCACATCCATAAATCAGGAATATTCTGTGGGATTTTTTCTGGGGTACATCTTCACTGTTAACAACTTGGCTGTTAAGACTCAGTAGATCCATCTTAATTTAATCCCATGTTTACAAAGCTGCCAAATCAGAGACGACACTCTTACTTGAAGTAGCACCCTGCACCCTATTTGCCCCgtattaatcattaattaattaattaatattttcaaGAGAAATATATTCTAAATTCATGAAATTTAACTTCCTAACACTAATCAAAATATAAACAATTGAAGAGTTTCAGTTAAACATATAACCGATGCTCAATGTAGTATCGTGTTCCTCCTTCCATAAAATAACTGAAACGTTTCAATTATGACATATAAATACTCAGTTTTCTGCCGCAAAATATTTACAAATACAAATGAAACTTCCCAGAACCCTTAATGGCTGCAGTGTAAATTGGCCACCTATGTTCGACCAAACACATCTAATAAATCAATCAAGAGAGAAATGAATTCACATATTCTTTATTTGGAAATATTTAGACTGATCCGTTACTGCCTTAAAAGATAATGAAGCAGGAAGACACTCGAACCACCTTTTCATGCCAATTAATTACTCAATATGCACCTGCCACCTTCAATTCCGCCAGAGGAGTAATACAAGGCCCATACTCGATATCGTTGCATGATCCTCGGTTGTGTTTTCCCTATGATGATAAGATTTGCCATTGTTGCCATAATCATGAACCCATCACATGCCTCATCCActgccccaaaaaaaaaaaaaaaaatctaaccaACAAAGTTTCATTAGGTGATTCCATTCCGACTTGTGACTTTTAGTGGCCAAATGATAGAAACCTCTCATCAACAAAACTCAAGTGGGCATCCATCAATACCCGTCCATGACTCAGACAATCTATCAAATTAGTAGCAGATAAGAACTAGAAGCAACAGAGCGGTTAATGCGCATAACACCAGGCAAAACTTTATAGACATTGTGCGGCAGTGAGTATGGAGAACAAGAACCATTGGGCTGTGTTTGTTTGTTGAGATATGGACACTAATAGTTAGATACGGTGGTGCACGTCTACCGTTTGTTTGTTGAGAGTTGAGACAGAGATTTGGATGGACACAGTGGCACACATATACACACAAAATACATGTATTTAGTGTTTCTCTTTAAAGCTGAGACACGGAGATACAATGCATAGGACACAAAATTTGACCTTTTTAtctctaattattttttaaattaccaATGCATAAGTCACAGATGGTAAAATTGACATCTGGTTTATACATGTGTCTTGTACATTATTACCAAGCACATTATGAAAATTGTGTATCTTTATGTCTATGTATCTTTGTGTATTTATGTATGTGTCTATGTGTCTCAAAGACACTAACCAAACGCAGCCTAGGAGAATGCAAACATTAAGGTTACAACATTCTTGATTGGATTGACAAACTCTACGAAGGAAAACAGGATACTTGACTTGACTCGGTTGAATTTCAGCGGGAAGACAGATTTTCAATGAATTAATTCATTGCATCTTATTTCTATTGCTCTAGTTATGTCTTATGCTAACAAGGGAGAAAGAACACAACAAATTAATCACTTGAGGAAGCTAAGAATATACCACCAAAAAACACCGGTATACTACAACTATCAATTCTTCCTAGATTTGACAACTGAATTCAGTATAACCAACCCCTGAAAGATCACAGTTCAAATATAATTCCCTTGCAAGTTAGAATCTCCGTCTTTGCAGGTTTAAAGCAATTAGAGTAAGGGCAACAGCAAATGTAGTAGCTATCTCTACATATAGTTAATTTGCAAGTTTGGTATTCCTCGTATATTGGTTTTGGTGTCAACCCTCTCAACAACCACTCCCAACAGATCAAATGGAAAAATACGGAGACTAGTCCAAGTATTGAACGACAAAACACCAGAGACTTGCACAACACATGCTGCAAATCACAGGTTCGGGGTTGTTTTTATCAGATTAAGAAGGAAATCAATTTGCCAATTTTCCATTTCACCAAACAACACAAGACGCGTAAAAGATAACACCGCCGGAATTCATATACGAATACTGTACAATATACAtgagggaaaaagaaaaaaatatattaaaaaaaaagctaaTTTAACCTTACATAGTTCCCAATAGGAgggatgagaaaaagaaaaaaaaaaaggaaaacttaCAAAACTATGAAGTGGGAAGAGCGTTGGAGTCAGCTGTAGCACAGGTCCATAATTGGCGAGCGTGATCGTCTCTTTTTACAGCGGCATTTAATCGAACAGGTGTCCGGCATGTGGGGCAAGCGGCGACCTTGACGAGCCACGTGTCGACGCACCTCCGATGAAAGACGTGGCCGCAACCGGCGAGGTTCCTGCACCACTGGCCGTTGCGGAAGCCGTCGAGGCAGACGACGCAGCGGGAATCGGGGGTGGGGTATGGGGATCCTCTGGAGACGCGGAAGTGGGGGAGCTTGCTGAGGTGGCGCGGGGATAGGACGTCGGAAGGGGAAGGGTGGAGGGAGGAGGAGGAGTCGGGGCGGGAGCGGAGGCGGTGGAGGGCGCCGCCGATGACGAAGAGGTGAAGGAGGATGAAAGCGGCGAAGccaatgaagaggaagaagagggcgGTAAGGAGAAGCATGATGATTGGTTTGAGGAAGAAGGATAAgatattagggttgggtttgggtaGGGAATCACGCTGAGGAGGCATGGTTGATGTTTCAATGTGAGAAGAGAAGCGAAAGAGaagatgaatgaatgaatgaacgaaCGAATGCAGAGAGAAAACAGAGTCAGAGATAAGAGAGAAAACAAAGGAGACGAAAAACTGtattctaaaattctaaatcaAGCTGCGGTAGCACATTGGTTACGCTTCTTCCTGCTCTCCCTCCTGTTTCTCTTATTCTTCCTGTTAATATGTCGGTCAAACTTTTTTTTGGGTCCAAAATTGAAATGGACTGGAGtctgaattttttttcttataaaggAAATGGGCTTCGGCTCACATAACCAAAAAGAGAATGCTTCTAGAATTTTCGTGTATTTTATTATTCAGTCCAATAGGTTTTTAAtctcttagtttttatttaataattattgaagctccatataattatactaatttataatatattctcctcacattatatttaatcaaaaaataaatcCGATGCTTTGGCGGCCAGTGGGCACTGTTAGTGGCACTAATATTACACGAGTAAGTACAATGTTATTTATTATATGTCCAACAGAAGCATTTGATGTGACTTGTGAGACATGGGAATGGCTGGTCCAACTCAAGTTTAATGGCGCCATCCCCCCTTCTTACTGCAAATAACGCTGCCGCACATGAATAGTACGATCAACATAAATACCCCTTTGTATAATAAGACCAAGGTTGATCAATCACATGCACCAATAGCATTACCATAGAAGCGAATTAGTTTAGATTATGATAATAGATGGAAATTTGGGAGCAAAAAAAATTATGGTGTCCATACGTGTCAATAGTATTAAAGAGAGAGGTAGATGGGTTAGGTGCATAAAATTAGAGCAGAGATAGCGGCATCCAACCGTTCCCGTGAGGTTATTAAACAGTGAACCCTTTGAGTAATGACTATGCCTTAAATGCATGCATCCACCACTCCCTCTAGCtttcaatttgaatttgaattcacaTTTACAACCATTGCTAGTAAGTAGTATTATTATCATCATAACTCATATTGCATTAATTACATACAGATAAAAAGGGATACATTCATTTATCGCTTTcttcaacttcacattttctctacGTCTTTTTCTCATATACATCaacacactctttttacttttacCGCTACTACTCATACTTACTAGTACTTATTACTACCAAGACTAAATTCAATAAACTGAATTTTGATACAGTTGGCACCATGTTAAGTGGCACTTCAATGTTTGACTTTTCATTGAAAATGGTTCTCTGTCCTAACAACACAATTCATCCAAAAAAGGCATTTTTCTAAGTTTGAGTCTATTTCTTAAATTACAAAGACAACAACCAAAGGAAATCTACAAATGTTTGAAGAATTATGTGACCGTTCAACAATGAAATTAATCTATGTAgagaatttaaaaaaagaatGGGACTTAAAATTGTTTTCCTCCCCCCCTTCACCACCTTATGTTGTTTGTTCAATGGTACAGAAAGAAACTTTATGCAGAAATACTATATTCAGATCTAACAACTCATTACACTTTTTCTtggtttgtttcttttcttttgtttttttaaccTTCAATTTCTCTTGCATCCTTCCACCACCAATGTTCTACTTTAACAAAATCTAGATTCCACAATTGTAAAAGCAAATACAAAAAGCTAGATGCTGGAATCAGAAGAAGAGTGAACAACCTTGTTCTGTCTTCCAGTGAGCCAAAGCAAAGTCCTTCTGGCAAATGAAGGAGCTCTAGCTTGAAAATCAATACTATTGCAGCTTTGGCTTTCTTCATCAAACCCATATTCACTTCCTCCATTCTCCCATTTAGCAATATCCATCTCTGAAATAGTACTACTTGTATCAAATTTCACATTCTTATTAGCCTTCATCTCTTCTGAAGAACCAACAGCGTTCTTCTGTGGTGCCGGAAACCGGAATGAAACAGCTCTTCTGGACGAATCTCCAGCTGCATTttgcttctcctccttcttccctCTCAGCCAAATCTTTGATATAGAGAAGCTTTCTATTCTGCCCCTTCCAATTGCAGCCCCATTACAATTAGTGTTACTACTTTCAGCACCACCAAAATCCTCAATTTTAGAGGCATCAAAGCATGCAAATCTGAAATCCCTTCTGGACTCAGAGTCATATTCTGACATTGCAGGCCTGTGCCCTGGTGTCAAAGGCAAAGAACTCTTCTTTTTACTATTTGACTGTTTCTTCTTCATTGGGGTTCTTATTGGTACCTGTAGTGAAGAACTCTCATCCATAACATAAGCAAATGACCCCATTGAGAAGCACCTCCTTCCATCCACATTGTTGTTGCTGCTACTGCTTCcttctccaccaccaccaccatcaacaTTCCTAAACTTGCCCAGCTTCACAGTCACCACTTTCTCTACACCATTTGCATCAATATTAAGAACTTTGTTGCTGTCACCTGAAGAAGTCAACTCACctgatttgttttgaaaatcaaTCCTTGTTGATGATCCAAATTCACAGGAATTCGATGTTATGACAGAGCTTGTTCTTGCAACAGCTGCAGCAGCAGTATCTCTTTCGGGAGCAATAATCTCCCTAGAACTCTCACTCCCAGATTCGAGGACAAGAACAATGGGGGAACACGTGTTGCTGGTGTTGTTAGCAGAGAAATCAGGGAGCAAGCTAGCTCTACAGAGAGGACAAGTAGAATGAGACAAAAGCCATGTGTCAATGCACTCCATGTGAAAAGCATGGCTACATTTGGGCAACAATCTAAGCTTGTCCTCCGGTTCAAACTCACACAAACAAACGGCACAGTCAAAAGGGTTCTTCAAGCCTATGATGGCTTTGTAGTGGAACACAGGGAGCGTGTCTATGAAGGACTGATCAACACCAGCATCATGGAGATGGAAGAGTTGCTGCAATTGGCCTTGAAGAGCAGTGCCATTGTCAAAATCATCAGGGTCTCTACTCTGAGGCCTCCATAGGAACCTAACAAGTAGGTGAAGCAAACCAGAAACGAAGAAAACAATggcgaggatgatgatgatgaggagtatGCTTGGACTAACCTTCAAGGCCTTATCGTTGAAGCTGAAACTGTCAGATCGAATAACAGAGGGAGTTCGAAgggaaggtggtggtggtggtgggtttgGGTGAGGAAGAAAAAAAGATGGTTCTTGTGATGGAGACAGAAAGCTGTCTCCTTTAGCCATGTTTGTTTTTGGGTCAGAGAGAAATTAGCAAAGCTTGAAACTTTTTTCCAAGTGGAAGAGAAAAGAGAGGAAAATGAAAGTGAAGAAGCTCATGTGGTGTTTTATTTTGGTTCCAAAAAGTGGCATAAGGAGCAAGGCACCATATAAGGTTATAGAACTGGTTTTTCTTGTTGATGCTGATGGGGACAAGTGTGAattgtctttttttattttttaccctAAAAGTCAAAAAGGGTTTTTTCTTTCTACTACTCCAAGCCAATATCTTATCTAGTAATAAAGGTCAGAAGAAACAGCAAGTAATGATTTGCGAGTCTTCATAAATAATTAATGACTGATGAGGCGTTAACCTGTCATTGTGCAAAATTTAATGTGATTTGATTACACTTTTCAGCCTTCAAATCAGTCACACATTTCACTCTCTTCATAGAATGCACTTTCTTCACTTATTACTTACTCCTATCACAAAATACTTGGTTAATATTTTCAATCTAACTTTTTATCATTGGAATCTTAATATTAATCCAACAAAAATACTTTAAAGTTTCCATCCAACGTAACGAAATGCAAGTCATGGTTGTTGAGTTGACTTGAAGAAGGAGCCTATCCATGGTAGCATCAACCCCAATGCCCAATTAATATATCATCTAAATAGtgctaattaattaatgaatgtCAGAAGAAAATACAGTGATCTTATAAATTTGGTCTGATTTGGTAATGTGAACAATGAATCACATACACAGATACATGTGAACCCTCCTTAATTTTTGGCATATTATTTTGCTCGTTTCCCAACAATTTAATGTACGTTTGTTAAATCATCCTGATCACATTCTCTTCGTTTCTTCTATTCCGCTTCCAATCTGAATATTAAAGCTTAGTTTGAATAAAACAAAGCATAATTGGTGTAAATAAATCACTGTTTCTTTATATATAGAGAGGCACGAGACGatcacatataaaaatatatagagGAAGATTGCATAGGAAACAGTAAACTATAGGTGAACAAATTAAATCAATTACATAACTACCTATACCTCTGGATTCCATAGCCTCGTAAATCACCAccatttttattactatttagtATTTACTAATTGCCCTCTACTTTtctataaaagaatatttttaaatttacttatttataaattttgacaattttttttaattttctaatattatatttCATAACTCGTGTTgagatataatattaaaaaattgtcaaaatttataaaaaagtaaatttaGTTCTTCATAAAGTGAATGCAACATATATATTGTGTATGAATCTACATATTAATATTGGTATGTCCTTAGACGTACGTATAACTCTCATTGTGTTTgtgtat is a window from the Arachis hypogaea cultivar Tifrunner chromosome 1, arahy.Tifrunner.gnm2.J5K5, whole genome shotgun sequence genome containing:
- the LOC112699024 gene encoding RING-H2 finger protein ATL13, whose amino-acid sequence is MAKGDSFLSPSQEPSFFLPHPNPPPPPPSLRTPSVIRSDSFSFNDKALKVSPSILLIIIILAIVFFVSGLLHLLVRFLWRPQSRDPDDFDNGTALQGQLQQLFHLHDAGVDQSFIDTLPVFHYKAIIGLKNPFDCAVCLCEFEPEDKLRLLPKCSHAFHMECIDTWLLSHSTCPLCRASLLPDFSANNTSNTCSPIVLVLESGSESSREIIAPERDTAAAAVARTSSVITSNSCEFGSSTRIDFQNKSGELTSSGDSNKVLNIDANGVEKVVTVKLGKFRNVDGGGGGEGSSSSNNNVDGRRCFSMGSFAYVMDESSSLQVPIRTPMKKKQSNSKKKSSLPLTPGHRPAMSEYDSESRRDFRFACFDASKIEDFGGAESSNTNCNGAAIGRGRIESFSISKIWLRGKKEEKQNAAGDSSRRAVSFRFPAPQKNAVGSSEEMKANKNVKFDTSSTISEMDIAKWENGGSEYGFDEESQSCNSIDFQARAPSFARRTLLWLTGRQNKVVHSSSDSSI